A single Acaryochloris thomasi RCC1774 DNA region contains:
- a CDS encoding ferric reductase-like transmembrane domain-containing protein has protein sequence MFGIDTPPPENFLGLLALLSYVITLTPSVMRIVFPHMKKTGIPKALLKQRRCIGVLAFLLAIIHGWILVRKRDIDFMDPRTSWIYFQGIATMAIFAILAATSNDWSVRALKKNWKKLHRLTYLALFLLTWHVWDKMSDHWTYVTPISMIAILCITALSILRLWREKKASNQVPRSPCSSPQALTGAQSQSSR, from the coding sequence ATGTTTGGTATCGACACTCCGCCCCCTGAAAATTTTCTCGGACTTTTAGCCTTACTCAGCTATGTCATTACCCTTACGCCAAGCGTGATGAGAATTGTATTCCCCCATATGAAAAAAACGGGTATACCGAAGGCATTACTCAAACAGCGTCGATGCATCGGTGTTTTAGCTTTTTTGTTGGCTATTATTCACGGTTGGATACTAGTAAGAAAGCGCGATATCGATTTTATGGATCCCAGGACTTCATGGATTTACTTTCAGGGAATTGCGACAATGGCTATCTTTGCTATCTTAGCTGCGACCTCCAATGACTGGAGTGTTAGAGCTCTTAAAAAAAATTGGAAAAAGCTTCATCGGCTGACCTACCTTGCCCTGTTTTTGCTGACTTGGCATGTATGGGACAAAATGTCTGATCACTGGACCTATGTCACGCCAATCAGCATGATCGCGATCCTATGCATTACAGCCCTTTCAATACTACGTTTATGGCGGGAGAAGAAAGCATCAAATCAGGTTCCACGCTCTCCTTGTTCTAGCCCTCAAGCACTGACAGGAGCGCAGTCTCAATCTAGCCGATGA
- a CDS encoding GAF domain-containing protein — MKYRQLSWSRRETLGLLRGVVGSLTIGSCARTKLIAQPPSRQGSFHPQTTSSAMPEAASPDLPQSLTAALQNSRDPNSVLTALMPVVVKELRCDRCFLFVRAPLQRLTRITHGYSRETRWPTMVQSTWSPESQALNQKDPLTASAYRSSQAHFIGDIESAPTGTLDLALERSVFRHRALIHAPIYQGNVFYGILEPCVFETPRIWTRRDRKITTELQERLGPWIVRYLQ; from the coding sequence GTGAAATACAGACAGCTTAGCTGGTCTCGTCGGGAGACCTTGGGGTTACTCAGGGGGGTTGTCGGAAGTCTCACAATCGGGAGTTGCGCTCGAACAAAGTTGATCGCTCAGCCCCCCTCTCGACAGGGTAGCTTTCATCCTCAAACAACATCCTCAGCAATGCCGGAAGCCGCTAGTCCCGATCTTCCTCAATCCTTAACAGCAGCTTTGCAAAACTCGCGAGATCCCAATTCAGTGTTGACAGCTCTTATGCCTGTGGTGGTGAAGGAGTTGAGATGCGATCGCTGCTTCCTCTTTGTCCGTGCTCCGCTGCAGCGGTTGACTCGAATTACCCACGGCTATAGTCGTGAAACTCGATGGCCCACTATGGTCCAGTCTACCTGGAGTCCTGAGTCGCAGGCGCTAAATCAAAAGGATCCACTGACCGCATCAGCTTATCGATCTTCGCAAGCCCACTTTATAGGAGATATCGAGTCAGCGCCCACCGGCACACTGGACTTGGCATTAGAACGATCTGTGTTTAGACATCGGGCACTCATCCACGCTCCGATTTATCAAGGGAATGTGTTCTACGGCATCTTAGAGCCCTGTGTCTTTGAAACACCAAGAATTTGGACCAGACGCGATCGCAAGATCACCACTGAACTTCAAGAAAGATTAGGTCCGTGGATCGTGCGATATCTCCAGTAA